The sequence below is a genomic window from Streptomyces sp. B21-105.
GGCAGATACACGTCCGGCAGGTCGATCTCGGGCAGGGTGACGACCGGGCCCGCCACGAAGCCCTGCCGCAGGAAGCGGGCGATCGCCTTCTCGTTGCGCACGTCGGGGTCCACCACGACCCGCGGCCGGTCGAGGACCAGCAGGACGTACGCGGTGAGCACGCCCATCAGCGCCGAGGACCAGCCGCTGCGCGCGCCCCGCGCGCCCGCCGGCGCGAGGAGCAGATGGATGCCGAGGTCGCCGGAGGTCACCTCGTAGCAGTCGCCGACCCGGTCCGCGGTCGGCTCGTAGGTCTGGAAGAGGGCGACCGGGACGCCGTCCAGCTCGACCAGGAACGCGTGGTGGGTGTCGAGGCCGGCCATGTGCGCGTAGACGTCGGCGACCTGGTCCCGCGTCAGGCCGTTCATGCCCCAGAACGCGGCCCGCTCCTCGCGGACCCAGCCGTGGACGACGTCCGCGTCGGCCTCGGCGTCGACGGGACGGACGCCGACGACGCCGAACCCGCCGACCGTCTGCTGGTGGACGTACTGAGGTGTGGGGGTGTGGTCGGGGACGTCCTCGGGGACGTCGTGCGGCGTGGGCAGGCATGCGCCCTCCGGTGCCGAGGAGTCGTCCTGCGGCGCGAAACATTCGTAGTCCGTTACGGAACGGTCAGCCATCGTCGCTCTCCTTCTTCAGCCGCGCCCAGTCGGTGACGACGGGGGCCAGCTCGCCCTCGAGCCACCAGGGGAGCTGGTCGTGGTGGTGGGGATGCCCGGGGACGCCGGACGCGCCGTGCGGGACGATCCACCGGCTGTCCTCGCGGCGGGCCAGGTCCCACACATAGCGGGCGGCGGGGCCGCGGGCGGAAAGGTCGGTCCAGCCGGGCACCGAGGACGTGCACAGCACGCAGTCGTGGTCGCCGTCGAGGGCCGGTCCCCGGTACGCGGGGTCGGGCAGTGCCCGCCAGGGGGCGAGGCGGTGGGTGTCGCCCCAGCGGGCGGCCGGCTGCCCGGCCGCCTCCTCGAGGGCCTCCCGCACCAGCCGCGCCCGGTCGACGCCGTACAACTCCTCGGCGCGTAGCAGGTGTTCGAGGGCGAAGCCGATCCGGGGGAGGAGCGCCAGCCAGGGCAGGAGGACGTCCGGGTAGGCGGGCGGGGCCGTCAGGGCGGCGAAGGCCGGGTGCGCGGCGAGCCGGCGGACGACGGCGCCGCGCAGGGCGGCGTACCGGCCCGCGTCCTCGCTGTCGGCGTCCATACGGCGGTCCCAGCGCAGCAGCCGTTCGCGGAGTGCGGCGGCCGGGCCGGTCAGGCCGTCCAGTGCGGACACGTGTGCCAGCAGCGGCTCGGCGGAGGCCAGATGGGTGTCCGTGTGGACGGCCGCCATGTCGGACGCGGACCACTGCCGCCGCCCCGCCAGCAGCGTCCGGATGCGCTCGGCGCGGTGCGGCGCGGCGAACTCGACGCCCAGCCGCGCCGCGAGGCCGCGCTGGTTGGCCATCACGGCGACGCCGTCGGTCAGCCCCGCGCGGGGCGTCTCGTGCCAGCCGGTCCACTCGTGGCCCGGCTCCCAGGCGGGCACGACACGGGCGCCGTTGGCCGCGTCGCGGCGCGGCACCCGGCCCGCGACCCGGTGCAGCAGACCGCCCTCGGTGTCGGCCGCCTGCACGACGTTGACGGGCTCGACCCACTGGTCGAGAGCCCGGTCCACGTCGGCCACCCGGCGGGCCCGCAGCAGCGGGAGCAGCGTCTGGAAGCCGAGGTCGGACGTGACGCGAGGCGGATAGCGCAGACTCACCGCGAGCGGGAAGCCGGGGGCGTCGTCGGGTGAACCCGGGGCGCCGGCGACTGCGTCTGCTTCGGAGGCGCCGGGGACTGCGTCGGGGATACCGGAGGTGCCGTCGTCGAGGCCTTCCGGGCCTCCGGCGATCACCGGGCCCCGTTCGGTCTCGAGCACCTCCACCTCGACGGGCTCCTCCCCCGCCACCCGCACGAGTTCGGTGTGCCGGGACACTCTCCGCCAGCCGCCGTCCGGGCCGAGCGCCTCGACTCCGGCGCCGGTGCGGCGCAGCCGTTCGCGGTAGAGGTCCTGGTAGTCGGCCATGGCGTTGGTGATGGCCCAGGCGACGGTGCCGGTGTGCCCGAAGTGCGCGATGCCGGGGACGCCGGGGACGGCGAGTCCGACGACGTCGAACTCGTCGCAGGCCAGGCGGATCTGCTGGTACACGCCGGGGTCCTCGACGAACCGGTGCGGGTCGCCGGCGATGACCGGCTGCCCGGTGACCGTGCGGTCGCCGCTCACCAGCCAGCCGTTGCTGCCGGAGGTGCCGGGCCCGTCCGTGGCGAACAGACCGACCGCTTCGGGGCCGAGGTGGCGGGCGGCCTCCTCGCGCCAGAGCTTGGCGGGGAACCCTGCGAACAGGAGGTGCGTGGCCAGCCAGACGGCCAGCGGCGTCCAGGGTTCCCAGCGGCCGGGCGTGAGACCGGCCCGCGCGAACTCGGGGGCGTGGCCGGGGGCGTGGCCGGCGCGCGCCGTCTCCCGCAGGCCTTCGTTGACGCCGTCGACGTACGCGCGCGTCCAGTCGGCGGTCTCGGGGTCGCGCCGGTCCAGGTCGTCGAAGCAGCGGCGCGCGGTGTCGTCGAGACGGGCGCGGCGCACGAGAAGGTCCCAGGAGAGGGCCTCGGGTCCGAGGAAGGACGCCGAGGAGCCCCGTGCGCGGTGACGTTCGACCTCCAGCTGCCAGGCGCGGTCGCGTGCGGTGA
It includes:
- a CDS encoding GNAT family N-acetyltransferase, with protein sequence MADRSVTDYECFAPQDDSSAPEGACLPTPHDVPEDVPDHTPTPQYVHQQTVGGFGVVGVRPVDAEADADVVHGWVREERAAFWGMNGLTRDQVADVYAHMAGLDTHHAFLVELDGVPVALFQTYEPTADRVGDCYEVTSGDLGIHLLLAPAGARGARSGWSSALMGVLTAYVLLVLDRPRVVVDPDVRNEKAIARFLRQGFVAGPVVTLPEIDLPDVYLPEKKAQLAFLRREVAFPA
- a CDS encoding penicillin acylase family protein yields the protein MTTEIYRDAWGVPHLRADDARSLARLQGLVTARDRAWQLEVERHRARGSSASFLGPEALSWDLLVRRARLDDTARRCFDDLDRRDPETADWTRAYVDGVNEGLRETARAGHAPGHAPEFARAGLTPGRWEPWTPLAVWLATHLLFAGFPAKLWREEAARHLGPEAVGLFATDGPGTSGSNGWLVSGDRTVTGQPVIAGDPHRFVEDPGVYQQIRLACDEFDVVGLAVPGVPGIAHFGHTGTVAWAITNAMADYQDLYRERLRRTGAGVEALGPDGGWRRVSRHTELVRVAGEEPVEVEVLETERGPVIAGGPEGLDDGTSGIPDAVPGASEADAVAGAPGSPDDAPGFPLAVSLRYPPRVTSDLGFQTLLPLLRARRVADVDRALDQWVEPVNVVQAADTEGGLLHRVAGRVPRRDAANGARVVPAWEPGHEWTGWHETPRAGLTDGVAVMANQRGLAARLGVEFAAPHRAERIRTLLAGRRQWSASDMAAVHTDTHLASAEPLLAHVSALDGLTGPAAALRERLLRWDRRMDADSEDAGRYAALRGAVVRRLAAHPAFAALTAPPAYPDVLLPWLALLPRIGFALEHLLRAEELYGVDRARLVREALEEAAGQPAARWGDTHRLAPWRALPDPAYRGPALDGDHDCVLCTSSVPGWTDLSARGPAARYVWDLARREDSRWIVPHGASGVPGHPHHHDQLPWWLEGELAPVVTDWARLKKESDDG